CACCAAATTCATAACATTTAAATATGAATACTGATTCTTCAAATCCTGCTATATCTATATCACTTCCAAAAATAATATTACTATCTAAATCATATTCAACCTTAGATATTAAATGTTTAAATAAGGCATTCATTTCACTTTCATTATTTATCATTTTAATATTTCCAATAACTTTTTCTATAGGTATATCTTCCCTAGAAAGTAAATTTTCTGCTCCATCTACAAAGACTTTACTATTTTCAAATATTCTTTTTTCTTCAAATCTAAAGTCATTAACGCTAATATTTTTTAAAAATCTTTCCATATCCTTTAAAGTAAATCTTTTATGAGTAGTATTCATCAAATCAAATATATATGAATTTAAATTATTTACATTTTCTTCTGTTACATATGTATTCATAAGTAAAGTGGATGTTTTTATAATATTATTTTTCATTACCACTACAACAAATACTTCTTTTTCATTAATTCTAATAAATTGTATCTTTTTAATACTTTCCTCATCTGATGATGGCTCTATTGCTATAGCTACAGATCTGGATAATTCAGATAAAAGCTTTACTGTTTCTTTAAATATTATATCTGTCTTATTTATCCTCTTTTGATAATGTAAATAAATCTGTTCTTTAGTTTCTTCATCAACTTCACTTACTTGAAGTAATTCATCTATATACATTCTATATCCATCTAAAGTTGGTATACGACCAGATGAAGTATGAGTTTTAGTAATTAATCCCATTTCTTCAAGATCAGACATAACATTTCTAATAGTGGCTGATGAAACCCCTATATTATATTTCTTCTCTAAAGTTCTTGAACCAACCGATTCTCCACTATTTAAATAGTGATTAATTATCATATTAAAAACTTCTTTTTCTCTTTCATTCACATACTCCACCTCCTGCTAGCACTCTTTATGTTATACTGCTAGTATACATCATTTATTACCTTAAGTCAATATTTTTTTAAATTCTAACCCATCTTCACTTACATCAACCTTTATATCTACATTACCATTTATATTCTCTTTTAATATTAATTTAGATAAATCTGTTTCTATTTGTTTTTGTATGAATCTTTTTATAGGTCTTGCTCCATAATTTTCATCATAAGCATTTTTGAATACATAATCTATTACATCTTCCCCGTAAACTATATTTATCATTCTATCTTTAAGTTTATCATTCATCTTCTCTAATTCTAATCTTACAATATTTTTAATTGCAGCTTCTCCTAAAGATTTAAATGTAATAATCTCATCTATTCTATTTAAAAATTCTGGTTTAAATCTTGTTTTTAATTCTTCCATTACTAGTTCACTTTTACCATCAAGTATGAAATGACTTCCAATATTTGATGTCATTATAATTAGGGTGTTTTTAAAGTCTACAAGTCTTCCTTTACCATCAGTAAGCCTTCCATCATCTAAGACCTGTAACAGTACATTAAATACATCAGGATGTGCTTTTTCTATTTCATCTAACAAGATAACAGAATAAGGTTTTCTTCTAACCTTTTCAGTTAATTGTCCACCTTCTTCATATCCTACATAACCTGGAGGTGCTCCTATAAGTCTAGCAACTGAATGTTTCTCCATATATTCGCTCATATCTATTCTAATTATAGCGTTTTCATCATCAAAAAGATTTTGAGCAAGTTTTTTAGTTACATATGTTTTACCTACACCAGTAGGTCCTAAAAACATAAATGATCCTATAGGTCTATTAATATCTTTTAACCCTGCACGAGATCTAAGTATAGTATCTGATATAGCTAGAATTGCCTCATCCTGTCCAATAACTGATTTTTTCATATATTCTTCAAGTGAAAGTATTTTTTCATTTTCACTTTGAACAAGCTTACCTACAGGTATACCTGTCCACTTACCGACAATTTCAGCTATTTGTTCCTTACCAATAATTTGTGAAACAAGAGAATTTTTTTCTGATTTATCTCTAATCTCATTTAATTTTCTTTCTATTTCAGGAATAATTCCGTATTCATATTCTGCTGCTTTAGCATAATCTGCAACCCTTTTAGTTTCTTCAAGTTTAACTTTAGCATCATCTAACTCTTGTTTTAATCTTTTAAGTTCTAAAACATTTTCTTTTTCTGCATTCCAATTTAAAGTTAAAACTCTTTTTTCTTCTCCTAATTCTTCTATTTCTTTAATAATATCCTTTAATCTCTTAATTGAAACTTCATCTTCTTCTTTTTTTAATGCTTCTCTTTCTATTTCAAGTTGTGCATATTTTCTATTAATTTCATCAAGTTCTACTGGAACTGAGTTAATCTCTGTTTTAACCTTTGCACAGGCTTCATCTATTAAATCTATAGCTTTATCAGGTAAAAATCTATCTTGTATATATCTATCAGACATAGTTGCAGCTGCAACTATAGCATTATCAGATATTCTAATTCCATGATATTGTTCAAACTTCTCTTTTAATCCTCTTAGTATAGATACAGCATCATCAACACCGGGTTCAAATACTTGTATAGGTTGAAATCTTCTTTCAAGTGCAGCATCTTTTTCTATATACTTTCTATACTCTGCCAAAGTAGTTGCACCTATAACTTCTATTTCTCCTCTTGCAAGCATAGGTTTTAATAAGTTAGATGCATTCATAGCCCCATTATTACCACCAGCACCTACAATATTATGTATTTCATCTATAAATAGTATGATTTTACCTTCATTTTTTTCTAATGTATCAACTACAGCCTTTAATCTTTCCTCAAATTCACCTTGATACTTAGCCCCTGCAATCAGAGCTCCCATATCTAAAGAAAATACTGTTTTATCCTTTAAATTATCAGGAACATCTCCACTAAATATTCTTTGAGCAAGACCTTCTACTAATGCAGTTTTCCCTACCCCAGGCTCTCCTATTATCATAGGATTATTCTTATTTCTTCTCGATAATATTTGTATAAGTCTTCTAATTTCATTATCTCTTCCTATGACTGGATCAAGTTTTCCTTGAGAAGCTAACTTAACTAAATCTCTACCATATTTTTCTAAAGATTCTAAACTTTCTTCAAATCCATCACTATTAACTTTTCTTCCCTCCATCATATTATCAAGTGTTTCATTAATCTTTTTAAAATCTAATCCAAAATCATTTATTTTAAGCATTGCTTTTAATAGAAATACTACCGAAACATATTCATGACCACCACTATTTGCCATATTAGATGCATCATTTAACATAGTAGTAAATTCTTGAGAATAACTTATTTCTCCTCCACTTATTTTAGGCATAGAATCTAATTTAGTATATATGTTTTGTTGCAGTTCATTTCTATCTACACCCACCTTGTTTAATACTGAAACAGTTGTCTCATCATTAGAAACTAACTCCAACATCAAATGTTCTAATCTTACATTAGAGCTTTTAAAATTCATTGCAAATTTTACTGTATTTTCTATTGCTTCCATAGCCTTTCTTGTAAAATTTTTCATATATATTCATCTCCTTTAATTTTTGTTATTAGCACTCTTATGGTTCGAGTGCTAATTGTATTATATATTAAAAAATATTAGTTGTCAAGGAGAAAGATTAACAATTTAAAATGATAACTCTTGGTGTGTAGAACTATAAGCGATATCGAGATATAAGGAGATGATGCGAAAAAAAATATATCACAAGAAGAATTAGCTTCAAAATGTAATTTAAATAGAAATTTTATTGGGTTAGCTAAAAGAGGTTAAAAAGGTATTTCTTTAAATAATTAGTTGAGCAAGATCTATGAAGAAAAGAAGTGGAGTTCACAAAATTATCTAAACAAAATAATAATATGATAAATTTTAATAAAAGAAGTGGTGGTACAACTATCATTTTACCTTTCGGATTTGTTCAGTGGCATCAGGGTAAAATGCAGTTTCACCATAAATTAGACTCAATAAATTTATTGTATTAAAAATAAAAAAGGATCGACTTAGACAAAGTTAATCCTTTTATTTTTATTTATTATATATATCAGAACTTTTCTTCCATTTTCTAATTTTAGTTCTAAAAGTTCCAAAAGGGGCAACAGTATTAACATGAATAAATTTATATACTTCCCATACTGCTGTTTTTATTGCTTCATCAGCCCATTTTCTCATATGTGGTTTAAAAAGTTCATCATCACTCAATGAATCAATCATCAAATAAATAGAGTTGATATTCTCATTTAATTTAACTTTCAATTCTTCAAGCGATAAACCGGCATATGTACTTGTAAACCATTGATATAACTCTCCAAGTTGATTCCATTTGAATTTATCTGTTGGTGTTTTTACTTTAATTCCTTTTCTTTCATCATTTTCCCATTTAAGAATTAATGTTGTCCAACCAACTTGATAAGCAAGATTTTCTGCTGGAGTTCTGTCAACTCCTTCAACTTTCTTATCTTTTAAATATTCAGGAATATCATCAAATTCTAAAATATACTTTTCAAAAGATTTTTTTATTTCATTTATTAATTCTTTTTTACCTGTATATGTTCTCATAAAATTATCTCCTAAAAAATTCTACCAATTATATCCAATTTTTGTATTTATACTGAATTTATGGAAATCTTTAAGCAATGTTTCATTGTTGTTACTGTTTCCATCAAATCTTACATATGCATCAAAATTGAATTTTTTAAAGTTGTAATTAACCCCTGTTTTAATATCATAAGCAATACCTATATTATTTATATAGTCCTTCCACTTAAATTCTTTTTTATCTCTTATATAATTATCATCACCATTTAGTTCAATATTAAAATCATCAAGTTCTAACTTTAGTCCATTTTCACTAGTTAAAGAGTTTTTTAATTCTTCAATAATATTTTCATCTAAAGTTAAAGCTTCTTCATTTATATTACTTTCTGTATTCTTATTTCTATCCCTATATTTTTCCATTTTAATTCTTGATGTTATTGAAATATTTTCATAATTAATTCCAAGTTTAGTATTTAAATATATATTTAAATTCTTAAATCCATTATACTCGAGTAATACCCCCCCCCGATGTAGTGTTTTAACAATATGGTTTATATCACTAGAGGTTGATAGTTTATCAAATAAAGGGCTTTCATCATTCATTTTATTTTCTTTTTTTTCACCAATAAATCTATAAATAATTTCATCAAATTTATTATCATCAACAAAAATATTAGAATACTTTATTGAAGATGAAATACTTAGATAATTTTCAACTTGTGGAGAAATTTTTAAATTTTTAACTATTTTAAATCCTTTAGAATATTTATTAAATATTTCAATACTATGCTGATGAACAGATTCATCATAATATTTTTCAATATTTTTATTTATCATATCATCTATATTACCATAAGTATCAATTTTATTTTGATATTTTCCATAATTATACTTATATGCAATAAATGATTCTATTTCACCTTTATTATCTTTTAATTTAAATTTACCATTTACTCCTATTACTCCAATATGAGCATGAGTCTTAGTTAAATCTCCTAACTTATTATCATAATGAATGAATCCACCAAGCTTTATGTTATCTTTAACTAAATAATTAGCTCCTACAGTTGCATTTAATCCTTGAATATCTCCTTTTGCTATCCCTTGATTAAATCCTACTTTTAAAATACACATCATCATCAAATGCAGGCTCTATTTTGTAATTTGAATATGTTTTAAATCTAATATTTTGATATCTAACAAAACTAGTTTTCTTAAGAAATGATAATCTTTCTAATTTAGCTACTACATTTTCATTAAAATCATTATCTAAAATTAATCCATCTTGTTTTAATTTTTTCAGTTCATTTTCAAATTCTTCAAATTTTTTATCATTTTCATAATTATATGATTTATATGTACCTTTTCCTATCATTTCTTTAGTTTTTTCTAATTTTTCACCAAAAATATACTTTTCTATTTCTTTTTGAAGATTAAAGTACTTAGTTAAAGTATCATTTTCTGCGAAAGATTCTATCCCTCCTAAAATTGTGAGGAATAATAAAAATTTCTTCATTATTCTTACCTTTCTTCTAGTATTTTTTCAATTTCTGTAACTAATTTTAAAGATAGTAATGGTAAATTTATTCCTAAATTTTTACCTAAATTACAAAGCCTTATTTCATTATAATTTATCCTTTTTTATTAAGAAAACGATAATCAACGACAGTTTCTTTTAATTCAACTCTTGCCGTTGGTAGAAGTTTTTATTTATTTATATTTTTTATTTCTTCTTCAAGTTATAACAGATATCTATCAAAATCAGATGTAAATAATCGATCTTGAATAATACGATATTTTTCAAACTCAGTTTCAGCATATAATTTGACTTGTTCAGCACTTATCTTACCTGCATCAGTTAATAATTCAGTACCATTAAATTCTAAGAAGCCATCTAAACGCTTAGACCAATCCTCCATACTCATTGGAATATGTCTTTGTGCTTGAAGTTCGGTATAATCTAAATATAACGACACAAATCTTTCTAAAAAATTTAATTTCTTTTCTGTTAAATAATTTTTAGCAATACTCACATCACTTTTTACAATCTTACCATTAGGAGAAGTTTCCCAAGTAGTTAATTCCATATGTTCTTTATTAGCGTCTGCTCTTTCTATGATAAGTTCAGATGCAGTATGACGATGTGTATCATAATAAATTTTATTTTGTACAATTTTAAAGAATATTTTTGTCATATTAGATGTTTTTGTCATAATCAAATGCTATTGAATAAAGATCAGTAACTCTTTAACATTAGGGTGATTAAGGACATAACATATAGAAATATTTTTTCATATTCTCATTACCTCCACAAAAGCAGTTTTATTAAAGGCTCTTTAAATATTTAATTTCATCATCTGTCATTTTTCTATATTTTCCAACTTCTAATCCTTTAAGTGAAAGTTCTCCAACTTTTACCCTTCTTAAAGTTTTAACCGTGTAACCTAAAACTTCAAACATTTTTCTTATTTGTCTATTTCTTCCTTCATGTATAGCCACTCTTACTTCTCTTTTTGTTATTGTTTTAACTTTTGCAGGAAGAGTTCTAACTCCATCAATAACTACTCCATATTTTAAAGCTTCTATATGATCATCTGTTATATCACTATCTATTTTAGCTATATAGCTTTTGTATAGTTTCTTTTTAGGATGCATAACATTGTTATATATATCCCCATCATTACTTATTATTATTAACCCCTCTGTCATATAGTCAAGTCTTCCATAGGTAAATAATCTTTTTTTAGATTTAATCAAACTTACAGCAAGAGTTCTTCCCTGTCTATCTTCATTAGAACATAATACTCTTTTAGGTTTATTTAAGATATAGTATTCATATTCTTTTTTAACTGTAACCTTTTCTCCATCTATTCTAACTA
The genomic region above belongs to Streptobacillus moniliformis DSM 12112 and contains:
- the hrcA gene encoding heat-inducible transcriptional repressor HrcA → MNEREKEVFNMIINHYLNSGESVGSRTLEKKYNIGVSSATIRNVMSDLEEMGLITKTHTSSGRIPTLDGYRMYIDELLQVSEVDEETKEQIYLHYQKRINKTDIIFKETVKLLSELSRSVAIAIEPSSDEESIKKIQFIRINEKEVFVVVVMKNNIIKTSTLLMNTYVTEENVNNLNSYIFDLMNTTHKRFTLKDMERFLKNISVNDFRFEEKRIFENSKVFVDGAENLLSREDIPIEKVIGNIKMINNESEMNALFKHLISKVEYDLDSNIIFGSDIDIAGFEESVFIFKCYEFGEDKGVLGLIAQTRIDYSKTLALLDLVIDMLKKMLNQNYQNKFIGYKD
- a CDS encoding ATP-dependent Clp protease ATP-binding subunit, which gives rise to MKNFTRKAMEAIENTVKFAMNFKSSNVRLEHLMLELVSNDETTVSVLNKVGVDRNELQQNIYTKLDSMPKISGGEISYSQEFTTMLNDASNMANSGGHEYVSVVFLLKAMLKINDFGLDFKKINETLDNMMEGRKVNSDGFEESLESLEKYGRDLVKLASQGKLDPVIGRDNEIRRLIQILSRRNKNNPMIIGEPGVGKTALVEGLAQRIFSGDVPDNLKDKTVFSLDMGALIAGAKYQGEFEERLKAVVDTLEKNEGKIILFIDEIHNIVGAGGNNGAMNASNLLKPMLARGEIEVIGATTLAEYRKYIEKDAALERRFQPIQVFEPGVDDAVSILRGLKEKFEQYHGIRISDNAIVAAATMSDRYIQDRFLPDKAIDLIDEACAKVKTEINSVPVELDEINRKYAQLEIEREALKKEEDEVSIKRLKDIIKEIEELGEEKRVLTLNWNAEKENVLELKRLKQELDDAKVKLEETKRVADYAKAAEYEYGIIPEIERKLNEIRDKSEKNSLVSQIIGKEQIAEIVGKWTGIPVGKLVQSENEKILSLEEYMKKSVIGQDEAILAISDTILRSRAGLKDINRPIGSFMFLGPTGVGKTYVTKKLAQNLFDDENAIIRIDMSEYMEKHSVARLIGAPPGYVGYEEGGQLTEKVRRKPYSVILLDEIEKAHPDVFNVLLQVLDDGRLTDGKGRLVDFKNTLIIMTSNIGSHFILDGKSELVMEELKTRFKPEFLNRIDEIITFKSLGEAAIKNIVRLELEKMNDKLKDRMINIVYGEDVIDYVFKNAYDENYGARPIKRFIQKQIETDLSKLILKENINGNVDIKVDVSEDGLEFKKILT
- a CDS encoding ClbS/DfsB family four-helix bundle protein; its protein translation is MRTYTGKKELINEIKKSFEKYILEFDDIPEYLKDKKVEGVDRTPAENLAYQVGWTTLILKWENDERKGIKVKTPTDKFKWNQLGELYQWFTSTYAGLSLEELKVKLNENINSIYLMIDSLSDDELFKPHMRKWADEAIKTAVWEVYKFIHVNTVAPFGTFRTKIRKWKKSSDIYNK
- the rhuM gene encoding RhuM family protein, whose translation is MTKIFFKIVQNKIYYDTHRHTASELIIERADANKEHMELTTWETSPNGKIVKSDVSIAKNYLTEKKLNFLERFVSLYLDYTELQAQRHIPMSMEDWSKRLDGFLEFNGTELLTDAGKISAEQVKLYAETEFEKYRIIQDRLFTSDFDRYLL
- a CDS encoding pseudouridine synthase, with protein sequence MRINKYIAESGFCSRRKADELIIDGRVTINKNIAVIGSEVEDGDIVRIDGEKVTVKKEYEYYILNKPKRVLCSNEDRQGRTLAVSLIKSKKRLFTYGRLDYMTEGLIIISNDGDIYNNVMHPKKKLYKSYIAKIDSDITDDHIEALKYGVVIDGVRTLPAKVKTITKREVRVAIHEGRNRQIRKMFEVLGYTVKTLRRVKVGELSLKGLEVGKYRKMTDDEIKYLKSL